One genomic region from Sphingobacterium sp. UGAL515B_05 encodes:
- a CDS encoding M1 family metallopeptidase, with the protein MKIKIISFFTLACVLNIWGAVAKAQRKGFWQQKVDYNMDVNVDEKAYQYDGKMTLKYSNNSGQSLKKVYFHLYFNAFQPGSMMDYRLKNISDPDKRMVTNLGTKEKPVYQSRIGELKANQTGYQKIKSLTVNGANTTFKIDGTILEVTLPVAIQDGETARFDMEWTAQVPEQIRRTGRNSAEGVALSMAQWYPKMAQFDEFGWHLDEYTGREFIAPFGNFDVTIHLNKNYVVGASGVLQNPSDVKGYQPKAKVKAVDNKATWHYKAQNIHDFVWAADPKFVVDSASSKNGIRVYTVFLPTDKEVISNWKTAIGLSTEFFDFCSAKFGKYPWPTYTIIQGGDGGMEYGTATLITGGRNLKSLVGVIFHESAHSWYQQLFGINETVDEWFDEGFTSYVEELAMQHIFEKRGAIASNPQIAAYRGYYKLALSGKEEPMSLLADYYNTNYGYSNEAYNKGAVLAEQLGYIIGQENLEKTFLKFYDIWKFKHPTPNDFKRVAEDVSGINLKWYFNLFINTTRQIDYAIEKVTDTEILLANKSNFAMPLDILVEYTDGSKELFYIPLREMRGEKPEEHFDIYKGVKRTVLEDWFWTKPDYTIHVSKTPKTVTIDPSLRLADVESANNSFSK; encoded by the coding sequence ATGAAAATCAAAATAATATCCTTTTTTACACTTGCATGTGTATTAAATATTTGGGGGGCAGTAGCGAAGGCCCAAAGAAAAGGATTCTGGCAACAGAAAGTTGACTACAACATGGATGTCAACGTGGATGAAAAAGCATATCAGTACGATGGAAAAATGACCTTGAAGTACAGCAATAATTCAGGGCAGTCACTAAAAAAGGTATATTTCCATTTATATTTTAATGCGTTTCAACCAGGATCGATGATGGATTACCGCTTAAAAAACATCAGTGATCCCGACAAGCGAATGGTCACTAACTTGGGTACAAAAGAAAAACCGGTATATCAAAGCCGTATCGGAGAGCTGAAAGCCAACCAAACTGGTTATCAAAAAATCAAAAGCTTAACAGTCAATGGTGCCAACACAACATTTAAAATTGATGGAACTATTTTGGAGGTAACTTTACCAGTTGCAATCCAAGATGGGGAAACAGCACGTTTTGATATGGAATGGACCGCACAAGTTCCGGAACAAATCAGAAGAACTGGCCGAAATTCGGCCGAAGGTGTAGCACTATCTATGGCACAATGGTATCCGAAGATGGCTCAATTCGATGAATTCGGCTGGCATTTGGATGAATATACGGGCCGTGAGTTTATTGCCCCTTTTGGCAACTTTGACGTTACCATACACCTCAATAAAAATTATGTCGTTGGTGCCTCAGGTGTTCTTCAAAATCCATCAGATGTTAAAGGCTATCAACCAAAAGCAAAAGTAAAAGCCGTCGACAATAAAGCAACCTGGCACTATAAGGCCCAAAATATCCACGATTTTGTGTGGGCTGCAGACCCCAAATTTGTCGTGGATTCCGCCTCAAGTAAAAATGGCATAAGAGTGTATACCGTGTTCTTGCCAACGGACAAAGAAGTGATCTCGAATTGGAAAACAGCAATAGGACTTTCTACCGAATTCTTTGACTTCTGTAGTGCGAAGTTTGGTAAATATCCATGGCCAACTTATACCATCATTCAAGGTGGAGATGGCGGAATGGAATATGGTACAGCTACGCTTATCACAGGTGGCCGCAATCTAAAAAGCCTTGTCGGTGTAATATTCCATGAATCGGCACACTCTTGGTACCAACAATTGTTTGGGATCAACGAAACCGTAGATGAATGGTTTGATGAGGGCTTCACATCCTATGTCGAAGAGCTGGCTATGCAGCATATCTTTGAAAAAAGAGGTGCCATAGCATCTAACCCACAAATTGCAGCCTACCGTGGATATTACAAATTGGCCCTTTCAGGTAAAGAGGAACCAATGAGTTTACTGGCAGATTATTATAACACCAACTATGGCTACAGCAACGAAGCATACAACAAAGGTGCCGTGCTTGCAGAACAATTGGGTTATATTATTGGTCAGGAAAATTTAGAAAAAACCTTCTTGAAATTCTATGATATCTGGAAGTTTAAACATCCGACACCAAATGATTTCAAACGCGTGGCTGAAGATGTTTCCGGTATCAACTTGAAATGGTATTTCAACCTATTTATCAATACGACACGTCAAATCGATTACGCCATTGAAAAAGTAACAGATACAGAAATCCTATTGGCCAATAAGTCCAATTTTGCCATGCCACTGGATATTCTGGTAGAATACACCGACGGAAGCAAAGAATTATTTTATATCCCTTTGCGTGAAATGCGTGGAGAAAAACCGGAAGAGCATTTTGACATTTACAAAGGTGTCAAAAGAACCGTGCTTGAGGATTGGTTCTGGACCAAACCCGACTATACTATCCATGTGTCGAAAACACCAAAAACGGTAACAATTGATCCTTCATTGCGATTAGCGGATGTAGAATCGGCAAACAACAGTTTTAGTAAGTAA
- a CDS encoding glycoside hydrolase family protein yields the protein MKTSRRDFLKNVACVSGFFIFSNHGYALRDSLEDSFIDKLLPAPKGGGFAMKDYWIWDPSVIKGEDGRYHMFASRWSKQYGFGNWVTNSEVVRAISDTAEGPYEFVEVVLPARGKQYFDGCTTHNPRIVKNGDYYVLYYFGNNYDEPNPSFTENVWESGLGQKAWMHKRIGMAYSKSIAGPWKRVDQPILNPRKGEWDASITSNPSPVVLPNGKVYLVYKSSPVNYNPPLLLGAAQADSFLGPYRRLSDKPIFSFHTDQNHENDVEDPFVWYNGQQFELIMKDRYGKICGEEGGGIHAYSKDGIDWHLSKSVKAYSKTIQWDDGTTSHQANFERPFLLFENGKPTHLFAATGDGSEPYQFERTWNMVIPLKGI from the coding sequence ATGAAAACCTCTCGTCGAGACTTTCTGAAAAATGTAGCCTGTGTTTCTGGCTTCTTCATATTTTCAAACCATGGATATGCTTTGAGGGACAGTCTTGAAGACTCCTTTATAGATAAGTTATTACCGGCGCCAAAAGGAGGAGGATTTGCGATGAAAGATTATTGGATTTGGGATCCATCGGTCATAAAAGGAGAAGATGGACGATATCATATGTTTGCTTCGCGTTGGAGCAAACAATATGGCTTTGGTAATTGGGTGACAAATTCCGAAGTCGTCAGGGCTATTTCAGATACCGCTGAAGGGCCATACGAATTTGTTGAAGTTGTACTGCCTGCTCGGGGGAAGCAATATTTTGATGGCTGTACGACACACAATCCTCGAATTGTAAAAAATGGTGACTATTATGTGCTTTATTACTTTGGTAATAACTATGACGAACCAAATCCCTCTTTTACAGAAAACGTATGGGAGTCGGGCTTAGGCCAGAAAGCCTGGATGCATAAACGTATTGGGATGGCCTATTCCAAGTCAATTGCAGGGCCATGGAAAAGAGTTGATCAACCGATTTTGAATCCCCGAAAAGGGGAATGGGATGCCTCCATTACATCAAATCCTTCGCCAGTTGTCTTACCGAACGGAAAGGTTTATTTAGTTTATAAATCTTCTCCGGTAAATTATAATCCACCTCTTTTATTGGGAGCCGCACAAGCGGATTCTTTCCTCGGACCTTATCGCCGTTTATCGGACAAGCCTATTTTTTCATTTCATACGGACCAAAACCATGAAAATGATGTAGAAGATCCATTTGTCTGGTATAACGGTCAGCAGTTTGAACTTATTATGAAGGACCGTTACGGAAAGATCTGCGGTGAAGAGGGTGGCGGAATACATGCTTATTCCAAAGATGGCATAGATTGGCATCTTTCGAAGTCTGTAAAAGCTTATTCTAAAACAATTCAATGGGATGATGGCACGACGAGTCATCAGGCCAATTTTGAACGACCGTTTTTACTATTTGAAAATGGGAAGCCTACTCATTTGTTTGCTGCTACGGGAGATGGTTCAGAGCCCTATCAATTTGAACGTACATGGAATATGGTTATTCCGCTTAAGGGTATATAA